Proteins from a genomic interval of Paenibacillus lentus:
- a CDS encoding glycosyltransferase family 4 protein, protein MGQFEQIPCFRMPGGRQYLSSLLRHFKKWHPDIVDVHNRPLLAYQLKNRLPMARVFLTFHSTLFFSASYQPEMRMRYILDSVDMIIVNNEYLKKQLQQRFPSIQALISVNPFGASLEDFTPRWTSPGEYLRQVRLADLGWSRRKIIMYIGRLLPSKGVHHLLNAFPSILSQEKDAMLVIVGSAYYGINRESRYVRRLKKMAEPFKDRVLFFPYSLYPSIVNWYKLADLVVVPSEEDEAIGLVNDEAMTSAVPVMASRVGRIPEVVIDGESGLLLPPASLTKNLAQGITGLLSSEEQSKKLGLAGRELALRRFRWQYTAARWVHLMKGEKTGG, encoded by the coding sequence TTGGGACAGTTTGAACAGATTCCGTGCTTTCGCATGCCTGGCGGCAGGCAATATCTCTCCTCTTTGCTGAGACATTTTAAGAAATGGCATCCCGATATTGTGGATGTTCATAACCGCCCGCTGCTCGCCTATCAATTGAAGAATAGGCTGCCGATGGCTCGGGTATTCCTAACATTTCATTCGACCCTGTTCTTTTCCGCCTCTTATCAGCCAGAAATGCGTATGCGCTACATACTGGATAGCGTCGATATGATCATTGTGAATAACGAGTATTTAAAAAAGCAGCTTCAGCAGCGTTTTCCATCGATCCAGGCATTGATATCCGTGAATCCTTTTGGCGCAAGTCTTGAAGACTTCACGCCTCGCTGGACTTCGCCAGGGGAATACTTGCGGCAGGTCAGACTTGCGGACTTGGGATGGAGTCGGCGCAAAATCATCATGTATATCGGGCGGCTGCTTCCTTCTAAGGGCGTCCATCATTTGCTAAATGCCTTTCCGTCGATATTGAGTCAGGAGAAGGATGCCATGTTGGTTATCGTAGGCAGCGCGTATTATGGGATTAATCGGGAGAGCAGGTACGTCCGGCGCCTGAAGAAAATGGCGGAGCCATTTAAGGATAGAGTGCTATTTTTTCCTTATTCTCTTTATCCAAGCATTGTTAACTGGTATAAATTAGCTGATCTTGTGGTCGTCCCCTCGGAGGAAGACGAAGCCATTGGATTGGTAAATGATGAGGCAATGACCTCCGCAGTTCCGGTCATGGCCAGTCGGGTAGGGAGAATCCCGGAAGTGGTTATCGATGGAGAATCCGGGTTGCTGCTGCCGCCAGCTTCGCTAACAAAAAATTTGGCACAGGGAATCACGGGCTTGCTCAGCAGCGAAGAACAAAGCAAAAAGCTGGGGCTGGCAGGGCGGGAATTGGCTCTTCGAAGATTCCGTTGGCAGTATACCGCTGCTCGATGGGTTCATTTAATGAAAGGTGAGAAAACTGGAGGGTAA